One Setaria viridis chromosome 3, Setaria_viridis_v4.0, whole genome shotgun sequence DNA window includes the following coding sequences:
- the LOC117849389 gene encoding uncharacterized protein — translation MLTGNASFLISRYRFQFRREGGREVVPLHAWEMATTMEAAEASPLEVSPRAGSCRRSRPWSLSSSIGRSGSIEYTSLCDVLEEECGGGGDHHPWRGGSGSAEYSCHDIHDFDPSNIGIRNQLLKHAASAYLQSAVVVAAGRDEECCLARLWRRVGFGGAGAGGGRRGRGGRGRLLMRACSWQLGCVDDPAAFVARSARRLAAFVAGRVGAVWPSCRWNSSPRAEPVAYNYDPADF, via the coding sequence ATGCTCACTGGTAACGCCTCGTTTCTCATCTCAAGATACAGGTTCCAATTccgaagggagggagggagggaggtcgTGCCGTTGCATGCATGGGAGATGGCGACGACGATGGAGGCAGCCGAAGCGTCGCCGCTGGAGGTGTCGCCGCGGGCGGGGAGCTGTCGCCGGTCGCGGCCGTGGAGCCTGAGCAGCAGCATCGGGCGTAGCGGCAGTATCGAGTACACGAGCCTCTGCGACGTGCTGGAGGaggagtgcggcggcggcggcgaccaccacccgtggcgcggcggcagcgggagcgCCGAGTACTCGTGCCACGACATCCACGACTTCGACCCGTCCAACATCGGGATCCGGAACCAGCTGCTGAAGCACGCGGCGTCGGCGTACCTGCAGTCGGCCGTGGTCGTCGCGGCGGGCCGCGACGAGGAGTGCTGCCTGGCCCGCCTCTGGCGCCGCGTCGgcttcggcggcgccggcgccgggggaggccggcgcgggcggggcgggcgcgggcgcttGCTGATGCGCGCCTGCTCGTGGCAGCTGGGGTGCGTGGACGACCCCGCCGCGTTCGTGGCGCGCTCggcacgccgcctcgccgcgttcgtcgccggccgcgtcggCGCCGTCTGGCCTTCCTGCCGCTGGAACTCGTCCCCGAGAGCAGAGCCGGTAGCGTATAACTACGATCCTGCCGATTTCTAG
- the LOC117846883 gene encoding kinesin-like protein KIN-14R, with protein MEEEASGGGRGRDEADPPALASPVAAARKTVRMSDARDVIIPSYAADHQGFFAIAEEEGSAAGSSVSAASATRALDRHASGAGSPPPSPGGVPCEGVLQDTPDYIRRGAARHRGVAPLELFSAATSPPGAEAVAAGAEGRGVPSAGGARGGDTVGGGGRIDDQPILQAKEGESGCCNLLQQQYALLLREKEECRRLLEDLMRENVLKTRECREAQESLRDLQMELMRKSMHVGSLASAVEGQVKEKSRLCHFVNELSEKFKVLKLEYQNLRQESLEYKNCVLDATQMSTTIQQYVNQYATLEREFKDLKEKFSEEAKERKDLYNKLIELKGNIRVFCRCRPLNAEEIAEGASTAIDFESAKDGELIVKGHVSSKKIFKFDSVFSPEEDQEKVFEKTAPFATSVLDGFNVCIFAYGQTGTGKTFTMEGIEGARGVNYRTLEELFRIIKEREGIFLYEVTVSVLEVYNEQIHDLLLTGSQPGATTKRLEVRQVAEGVHHVPGLVEARVTNMNEAWEVLQTGSKARVVGSTNANEHSSRSHCIHCVMVKGENLVNGECTKSKLWLIDLAGSERVAKTDAQGERLKEAQNINKSLSALGDVISALATKTSHIPFRNSKLTHLLQDSLSGDSKTLMFVQISPNENDVGETLCSLNFASRVRGIELGQARKQVDIGELSRYKLMVGKAKQDSKNKDAQIKSMEEIIQSLEAKNKAKDLLTMNLQEKIKELESQLLVERKIARQHVDNKIAQDHLQKQHSMKEESPYLRSPMAERNLNSTAEKPSAGRKDFGIAKQMFSDSNTDTYSFKQLLSLGEEKENNPEAGQLPPMAKARRVSLCNGGAYQQPMNQASRRQSLIPLPRRNSLMPLPTAKPLAAAAPPPLDKITEQLPSPPLCSPPVVSNDKGSRSKRINSILRRSLQKKVIIRPSVAAQAGRKASAIATTQGTDGARKAARRVPVSGGAGQRVQQKRDKERGWNNGTSLRNF; from the exons ATGGAAGAGgaggcaagcggcggcggccggggccgcgaCGAGGCGGATCCTCCCGCCCTCGCCTCGCCGgttgcggcggcgaggaagacgGTGAGGATGTCCGACGCCCGCGACGTCATCATCCCCTCCTACGCCGCCGACCACCAGGGCTTCTTCGCCATCGCCGAGG AGGAGGGCTCGGCCGCGGGCTCGTCGGTCtccgcggcgtcggcgacgcgGGCCCTGGATCGCCACGCCAGCGGcgcgggctcgccgccgccgtcgcccggcgGCGTCCCGTGCGAGGGGGTGCTGCAGGACACGCCGGATTACATCAGGAGGGGCGCCGCGCGGCACCGGGGAGTCGCGCCCCTCGAGCTCTTCTCCGCCGCGACCTCGCCGCCCGGCGCTGAGGCCGTGGCAGCCGGCGCGGAAGGCCGCGGCGTGCCCAGCGCCGGCGGGGCGCGCGGGGGCGACAccgtgggtggtggtggtcggaTCGACGACCAACCAATTCTGCAAGCGAAAGAG GGCGAATCCGGTTGCTGTAACCTGCTGCAACAGCAGTACGCTTTGCTCCTGCGGGAGAAGGAGGAATGCAGGAGGCTTCTGGAGGACCTGATGAGGGAGAACGTTCTCAAGACCAGAGAATGCCGTGAAGCGCAGGAGTCGCTTCGTGATCTGCAGATGGAGCTCATGAGGAAGTCAATGCACGTTGGCTCCTTAG CCTCTGCTGTTGAAGGGCAAGTGAAGGAGAAGAGTCGATTGTGTCATTTTGTCAATGAATTGAGTGAAAAATTCAAG GTCTTGAAGTTGGAGTACCAGAATTTACGCCAAGAATCACTAGAATATAAAAATTGTGTGTTGGATGCTACACAAATGTCCACAACAATTCAGCAATATG TGAATCAATATGCAACTCTGGAACGTGAATTTAAGGACCTCAAAGAAAAGTTCAGTGAGGAGGCAAAGGAACGGAAGGATTTATACAACAAGCTTATAGAGCTGAAGG GTAATATAAGAGTGTTCTGCCGGTGTCGGCCACTTAATGCAGAAGAAATAGCTGAAGGAGCTTCAACAGCCATCGATTTTGAGTCAGCAAAAGATGGAGAGCTCATTGTTAAAGGCCACGTATCttccaaaaaaatattcaaatttgATTCTGTCTTCAGCCCTGAAGAAGACCAAG AAAAGGTGTTTGAGAAAACTGCGCCATTTGCAACCTCGGTGTTAGATGGATTCAATGTTTGCATCTTTGCTTACGGACAGACCGGCACTGGTAAAACATTTACCATGGAAGGAATTGAAGGTGCTCGGGGGGTCAACTACAGAACTTTGGAGGAACTCTTTCGGAtaataaaagaaagagaggGCATTTTCCTGTACGAGGTTACTGTCAGTGTTTTGGAGGTGTACAACGAGCAGATCCATGATTTGCTCCTGACAGGGTCTCAACCAGGTGCAACAACCAAAAG GCTAGAAGTAAGACAAGTTGCAGAAGGGGTTCACCATGTACCTGGACTTGTTGAAGCACGGGTGACTAACATGAATGAGGCTTGGGAGGTCCTGCAAACTGGAAGCAAAGCTAGAGTTGTTGGTTCCACAAATGCTAACGAACATAGCAGTCGATCACACTG TATACACTGTGTAATGGTCAAAGGAGAAAACTTGGTCAATGGAGAATGCACAAAGAGCAAATTATGGCTAATTGACCTCGCTGGGAGTGAGCGGGTAGCAAAGACAGATGCGCAAGGAGAAAGGTTGAAAGAAGCACAGAACATTAACAAATCACTCTCTGCACTCGGTGATGTCATATCTGCTCTTGCAACAAAGACCTCGCATATACCTTTTAG GAATTCGAAGCTGACACACTTGCTGCAAGACTCACTAA GTGGAGATTCCAAGACTTTGATGTTTGTTCAAATCAGTCCTAATGAGAATGACGTAGGTGAAACTCTTTGCTCACTGAACTTCGCAAGCAGAGTGCGAGGAATAGAGCTTGGGCAAGCAAGAAAGCAAGTCGATATTGGAGAATTGTCAAGATACAAGCTCATG GTTGGGAAAGCCAAGCAGGACAGTAAGAACAAAGATGCTCAGATTAAGAGCATGGAAGAAATAATCCAATCACTTGAAGCAAAGAACAAGGCCAAAGACTTGCTCACTATGAATCTCCAAGAGAAG ATCAAAGAGCTGGAATCACAGCTGCTAGTTGAAAGAAAGATAGCACGGCAGCATGTGGACAACAAGATCGCTCAAGATCATCTGCAGAAGCAGCACAGCATGAAGGAAGAGAGCCCGTACCTGAGAAGCCCAATGGCCGAGAGGAACCTCAACTCGACAGCAGAGAAGCCATCAGCAGGACGCAAAGACTTTGGGATCGCGAAGCAGATGTTCTCTGACAGCAACACTGACACATACAGCTTCAAGCAGCTGTTGTCTCtcggggaggagaaggagaataACCCTGAAGCTGGGCAACTGCCGCCGATGGCAAAAGCGAGACGAGTCTCATTGTGCAACGGTGGAGCTTACCAGCAGCCAATGAACCAGGCCTCGCGCCGACAATCGCTGATACCACTTCCACGGAGGAACTCGCTGATGCCACTGCCCACAGCCAAACCTCTTGCGGCAGCAGCGCCACCACCGCTCGACAAGATCACAGAGCAGCTGCCCTCACCACCGCTATGCTCTCCTCCGGTTGTCTCCAACGACAAGGGAAGCCGGAGCAAGAGGATCAACAGCATCCTGCGCCGAAGCCTGCAGAAGAAGGTGATCATCAGGCCGTCAGTGGCAGCGCAGGCTGGCAGGAAAGCCAGTGCCATCGCCACCACACAGGGCACTGACGGCGCGCGCAAGGCGGCGCGGCGAGTACCTGTGAGCGGCGGTGCTGGGCAGAGGGTGCAGCAGAAAAGGGACAAGGAGCGGGGATGGAACAACGGGACAAGCCTCAGGAACTTCTGA
- the LOC117846888 gene encoding uncharacterized protein translates to MALVAGSYERFIWGFSLKTLTSSTASSSETLTLAPLFSYQAHTGPVRCVAAAPRAGLAASGGADDSVRLYDLPTAADLGPLLDPTAAVSALAFYSRGPVPRNLLAACDDGALHLYDADGFALLSTLRAFPRHEAAEGLAVHPSGRVALAVGRAGALAMVNLVRGRRSFACRLERPASAVAYAEDRDGGDRFVMAAEEKVTLHDSEDARIIHEMDCGKRVLAFAPAKNGVLYTGGEDCGITAWDLSSGKVSSRIEGAHATRVKGVVVFDNRKDGSELSNLIASASSDGVIRIWDVRTIGNGKPTPLAVANTKARLTCLAGTSLK, encoded by the exons ATGGCTCTCGTCGCCGGCTCCTACGAGCGCTTCATCTGGGGCTTCTCCCTCAAGACCCTaacctcctccaccgcctcgtCGTCCGAAACCCTCACCCTCGCGCCGCTCTTCTCCTACCAGGCCCACACGGGCCCGGTCCGCTgcgtggccgcggcgccgcgggcggggctggccgcctccggcggcgccgacgactcCGTCCGCCTCTACGacctccccaccgccgccgacctcggccCGCTCCtcgaccccaccgccgccgtctccgcgctCGCCTTCTACTCCCGGGGCCCCGTGCCGCGGAACCTCCTCGCCGCCTGCGACGACGGCGCGCTCCACCTCTACGACGCCGACGGCTTCGCGCTCCTCTCCACGCTCCGCGCGTTCCCGCGCCACGAGGCCGCCGAGGGCCTCGCCGTGCACCCGTCGGGCCGGGTCGcgctcgccgtcggccgcgccgGGGCGCTCGCCATGGTCAACCTCGTCCGGGGCCGCCGCAGCTTCGCGTGCCGCCTCGAGCGCCCCGCGTCCGCGGTCGCGTACGCAGAGGACAGGGACGGCGGGGATCGATTCGTCATGGCCGCCGAGGAGAAGGTGACCTTGCACGACTCGGAGGATGCCAGGATCATTCATGAGATGGACTGCGGCAAGAGGGTGCTCGCCTTTGCGCCTGCAAag AATGGAGTCCTTTACACTGGAGGAGAGGACTGTGGTATTACTGCCTGGGATCTGTCCAGCGGCAAGGTCTCCTCACGCATTGAGGGTGCTCATGCAACTCGTGTAAAAGGGGTTGTCGTTTTTGATAATCGGAAGGATGGATCAGAGCTCTCCAATCTGATTGCTTCTGCTTCATCCGATGGTGTCATAAGGATATGGGATGTTCGGACAATTGGGAATGGAAAGCCGACTCCATTGGCAGTGGCTAACACAAAAGCAAGGCTAACCTGTCTTGCTGGGACATCATTGAAAT GA